The following coding sequences lie in one Mycobacterium sp. DL440 genomic window:
- a CDS encoding carotenoid oxygenase family protein, whose amino-acid sequence MNTEVVAKYLSTLPEDDDHPYRTGAWRPQTTEWDSDDLRVIDGEIPTDLDGVYLRNTENPLHPALQTYHPFDGDGMLHIVGFRDGKAFYRNRFIRTDGLLAEIEAGGPLWPGVAEPIELAKRDHGWGARTLMKDASSTDVTVHRGVALTSFYQCGDLYRIDPYTGDALGKEDWGGAFPAEWGVSAHPKADDATGELLFFNYGKQAPYMHYGVVDADNRLAHYVDVELPGPRLPHDMAFTENYVILNDFPLFWDAEFLKNNVHLPKLHRDMPSRFAILPRRGGTGDVKWFEADTTYVLHFTNAYEDVDEIVLDGFFQGNATPALALDKMQTRLHRWRFNLVTGQTREEQLSDSITEFGMINPGHAGRDYRYAYAATGKPGWFLFDGLVRHDLHTGSEQRYAFEDGVYGSEAAMAPRVGSSGEDDGYLVTITTDMNDDASYCLVFDAARVPDGPVCKLALPERVSSGTHSTWAPGDELRRWLVRD is encoded by the coding sequence ATGAACACCGAAGTTGTGGCCAAGTACCTGTCCACCCTGCCCGAGGACGACGACCACCCTTACCGCACCGGGGCGTGGCGTCCGCAGACCACCGAATGGGATTCCGACGACCTGCGGGTCATCGACGGCGAGATCCCGACCGACCTCGACGGTGTCTACCTGCGCAACACCGAGAACCCACTGCATCCGGCATTGCAGACCTACCACCCGTTCGACGGGGACGGGATGCTGCACATCGTCGGCTTCCGCGACGGAAAAGCGTTCTACCGCAACAGGTTCATCCGCACCGACGGTCTCCTGGCCGAAATCGAGGCCGGCGGCCCGCTGTGGCCGGGTGTTGCCGAACCGATCGAACTGGCCAAACGCGACCACGGCTGGGGCGCCCGCACGCTGATGAAGGACGCCTCCAGCACAGACGTGACCGTGCACCGTGGCGTCGCGCTCACCAGCTTCTACCAGTGCGGCGACCTGTACCGCATCGACCCGTACACCGGCGATGCCCTGGGCAAGGAGGACTGGGGCGGGGCGTTTCCCGCCGAGTGGGGCGTCTCGGCGCATCCCAAAGCCGACGACGCCACTGGCGAACTGCTGTTCTTCAACTACGGCAAGCAAGCGCCGTACATGCACTACGGCGTGGTGGACGCCGACAACCGCCTCGCGCACTACGTCGACGTCGAACTGCCCGGGCCGCGGTTGCCCCACGACATGGCGTTCACCGAAAACTACGTGATCCTCAACGACTTTCCGTTGTTCTGGGATGCCGAATTCCTCAAGAACAACGTGCACCTGCCCAAGCTGCACCGCGACATGCCGTCCCGGTTCGCAATCCTCCCCCGCCGCGGCGGGACAGGCGACGTCAAGTGGTTCGAGGCCGACACCACTTATGTCCTGCACTTCACCAACGCCTACGAAGACGTCGACGAAATCGTGCTCGACGGGTTCTTCCAGGGCAACGCGACACCGGCCCTGGCGCTGGACAAGATGCAGACCAGGCTGCATCGCTGGCGGTTCAACCTGGTGACCGGCCAGACCCGCGAGGAGCAATTGTCCGACAGCATCACCGAATTCGGCATGATCAACCCCGGTCACGCCGGGCGCGACTACCGCTACGCCTATGCCGCCACCGGGAAGCCGGGCTGGTTCCTGTTCGACGGATTGGTCCGCCACGACCTGCACACCGGATCCGAACAGCGCTATGCCTTTGAAGACGGCGTGTACGGCAGCGAGGCTGCCATGGCGCCGCGAGTGGGCAGCTCCGGCGAGGACGACGGCTATCTGGTCACCATCACCACCGACATGAACGACGACGCCTCCTACTGCCTGGTGTTCGACGCGGCCCGGGTCCCTGACGGACCGGTGTGCAAACTCGCTCTGCCGGAACGGGTTTCCAGCGGGACCCACTCCACCTGGGCACCCGGTGACGAGCTGCGCCGATGGCTGGTGCGTGACTGA
- a CDS encoding helix-turn-helix domain-containing protein: MLALVGDEWTLLVMQQALLGATRYGQFRIRLPISNSVLTRRLGTLTEDGLLQCHRYQERPPRDEYLITARGRALWPVLVSIWEWERHWVPEHRESLPAMRHLRCGTDFTPVLTCGGCGAPTSSGEVTAVWGPSGGWARSLPVVATRRRSEDDRRDSPSGLFPQTMSVLGNRWAFAILVAAFTGTTRFSEFQRALVAPPASLADRLQTFRGNGILTITDEDPHYRLTPKGTAFLPVLVTALAWAQRSFPAAEGPAVILTHTRCGHPFSPVLTCDQCGERLTGAAVSVVEL; the protein is encoded by the coding sequence ATGTTGGCTCTCGTCGGCGACGAATGGACACTGCTGGTGATGCAGCAGGCGCTGCTGGGCGCCACTCGTTACGGGCAGTTCAGGATCCGGCTGCCGATCTCCAACTCGGTGCTGACCCGCCGTCTGGGCACCCTGACCGAAGACGGGCTGCTGCAATGTCACCGCTATCAGGAGCGGCCTCCACGCGACGAATACCTGATCACCGCGCGCGGCCGTGCGCTGTGGCCCGTGCTGGTGTCCATCTGGGAGTGGGAACGCCATTGGGTGCCCGAACACCGCGAATCCCTGCCTGCCATGCGGCATCTGCGTTGCGGCACCGATTTCACGCCGGTACTCACGTGTGGCGGCTGCGGTGCACCGACCAGTTCCGGCGAGGTGACCGCTGTGTGGGGGCCGAGCGGCGGCTGGGCCCGTTCGTTGCCCGTGGTCGCGACGCGGCGTCGCTCCGAGGACGATCGTCGCGACTCTCCGTCCGGGCTGTTCCCTCAGACCATGAGCGTGCTGGGGAACCGCTGGGCGTTTGCGATCCTGGTGGCGGCCTTCACCGGCACCACCAGGTTCTCCGAGTTTCAACGGGCGTTGGTCGCTCCGCCCGCGTCGCTGGCCGACCGCTTGCAGACCTTCCGGGGCAACGGGATTCTCACCATCACCGACGAGGACCCGCACTACCGGCTGACCCCGAAGGGCACCGCATTCCTGCCCGTGCTCGTCACGGCACTGGCCTGGGCCCAACGGTCGTTCCCCGCCGCCGAGGGCCCCGCCGTGATCCTCACCCACACCCGTTGCGGGCACCCGTTTTCCCCGGTGTTGACGTGTGATCAGTGCGGTGAGCGGCTCACCGGGGCTGCAGTGTCTGTCGTCGAACTGTGA